One window of uncultured Erythrobacter sp. genomic DNA carries:
- a CDS encoding GatB/YqeY domain-containing protein, whose translation MIRDDIKAATITAMKAKEKDRTATLRQISAKIKDRDIEERTSSKEIDDDALVTSVLQKMAKQRRESIEMYETGGRQELADKEKAELSVIDEFLPQMMSEAETAAAIEAIKAETGASSMADMGKVMGALKAKHGAVLDGKLASGLVKAALS comes from the coding sequence ATGATCCGCGACGACATCAAGGCCGCCACAATCACCGCAATGAAGGCCAAGGAGAAAGATCGCACCGCGACGCTCCGCCAGATTAGCGCCAAGATCAAGGATCGCGATATCGAGGAGCGCACCAGCTCCAAAGAGATCGACGACGATGCTCTTGTGACCTCGGTGCTCCAGAAAATGGCCAAGCAGCGGCGCGAATCGATCGAGATGTATGAAACTGGCGGCCGTCAGGAACTCGCCGACAAGGAAAAGGCCGAGCTTTCGGTGATCGACGAATTCCTGCCCCAGATGATGAGCGAAGCCGAAACGGCGGCCGCGATCGAAGCGATCAAAGCCGAAACCGGTGCTTCCTCAATGGCCGACATGGGCAAGGTCATGGGCGCGCTTAAGGCGAAACATGGCGCCGTGCTCGACGGCAAGCTGGCGAGCGGGCTGGTGAAGGCTGCTTTGAGCTGA